CGAGTTTAGTAAAACTAGCATTAGGGTATTATGTGTTTTCTAGGGCGTCATAAGTTTTGGCTGGATAGTTGGAACCAGCTCTAACATGAGTGTGTTATGAAAATTAATGATATATGATATGGTTAATGACTATATACCAATCTCCCCTGTCCCAAACACAAGATGCTCAAAATTAACATTTACTGGACCTTTATCGATATCCAGAAGGAATCCCAAGCATAAGCATACCCTATTTGCGAGATGTTTATGGAGCCTACTCTATGCAGAGGAGAACAGACCTTCAAGGCGCAACCTGCCTGACGAAATGGCCTAGAGAGCCTAATATTTAAACTCAGTACCTAATTGTGGCAGAAGTTAGGTAAAATTAACATGTATAAATACTTATTCATGGCATTCGCTGCCTATGCCTTCATGGAAACCAAGCTTGATTGATTGTTCAAGACAGTAATTGTGAGACAGTAAAACCTCACATCGATGAAGACAGAGCATGCCTACTGCACATTCCTTTTGGCATTAAAGTTCAGAGCAGTGGTGACTGCATGTCTTGCTTTTGTCCAAGTTTTTGCTTCCATTCCCTCAGCCGCGGATTCCCAGAGGAGCAACTTGTGACAATATGCAACCTCAGAATCACACTTCATCCATTTTAAGAGCCTGAGAACAATAGGGTTTAGTGGCAAGCAATAAGAAGGGACTTGTGTGTACAAAGTAAAAAAGCGGTTGTTCTTTCTGTGGAAAGTCAAGAGTAAATGATTAGAACCTGCTGGCTTATTCTTCCACATCCACTCCTGAGCCGCTTGAAGGCCCTGAAACAAAggtaaaatagaaaatgaaactaCTTTCATAACAAAGAGGTGTCAGAACACATCAAGGTTAACTTCTACTACCTGTTGGAAGCGTGCAGGATCGTTAACTGAACTAGCCCCTACCTGTGCTTGAGCATAACCAAGTTCCTGCAAGGCCAAAAGGTCCAAAAGGATGAAACAAATTTAGTAAGTTTGCTGGAAGACTTTTAACTAAGCACCATACCTGAAGTTACATAGATGACTACAGTTCCTTTTAAGGAGGATCATAATAAATATCACAAAATCCGCTGAATATCTAATACATGAACATCAGGACTATTTCAGCTATTCAAAAAAgattcaagggaaaaaaaataaagagagcAAAATCTCAGCATTTCTAATAATAGCCAGCCCAAAAGTACTTTTTGCTAATTATAACCGTAAAGAACACATTCAGACATaaagggaaacaaaaaaaaccctGATAGAAAACAGAacttatttctaattttgaaggcAGGAACTATGCTTTTTATGTCAAACTACTACTATTTTACAAATCAGTTCCAACATCAGGAAGTACCATAACTAGCACAACTACCATTTTAGACATTACAATTTTAAACACTTCCACTGCCACTGCCACTACTGGTGCCATAAACCATCCCCACCAGAGCCACCATGCTCCCTGCCTCCAACACTACTACAATCCACAACCACAATTCATTCTGCAATAGCCAAGCATGTTAGCAAAGCTGCTAGTTTTCTTTCCCATTGTTTGTCATTGCATCTTGATGGCACAGTAGTTAAAAACTTACCATATACGATATGATATAATgataaaatacattttatataGAGATCGATATGTATCGCAATccatatcttattttaaagtGTATCCTTACAATACATATGTAATACACGACACAATACGTGATATTGTGATGTAACAATATATACATCTTTAAGGATATTGTGATATAACAATACATACATCTTTAAGTATCTtttataatatctttaaaaaattccttcttttttttttgttaaatgaatttattatattaaaatatactaaaagatttaaaattaatcataaaaaggagaaatagataaaataacCTTATATGAAAAGCTACATTCTTATTGTCAAATACTATATTAGAAGTCaagtaagtttatttttacaatgaatattggagaattttcattttaaaggtTTGAATGTTGACAATGAAAATGATAgtgattaataaataaaatattaatatattagctttttattatttcttttttcgtgaatatatatgtatataaaacaattaacaaCACAATAAGTGCATATATGCCTAGTTtgaatttgaaactaaaaattgaagaaatttatttttgtggattATGTGATGAACTATACCTTAAAGTCATATTTCGTTAATTTGAACTTGTCAAAACTTTAACAtccaatgttttcatatgatatgatatggTTCAACTCTTTTGATCCTACTATCTTCCATAAAATTGGTTATATATTACTCTATGCTTCATACTTTCAATAGATATACAcacatatacatatttttcctatttatttttcactatataaaaaaacttacgaTACACGAcacagaaaaatagaaaaagatgcATGATATGTTTTACGAGTTAACAACTATGTTTGATGGTACCATCAAAGCATCACTAAAATGGTGCCCACTAATTATGAAGACCACTGTTTCAAATAATGCATTGTAAAACAATCAATTTGGGCTGcatggcaatttttttttttttttttgaaaaatataatacaatttCTACCTACTTCATATTTTATGCTTCCAACTCTTTAGCAAGTCCAAAATGCTAAATCAAGGTACCATTAGACGAGCAAAACATCCGTTGAAAATTATATGATCTTCAGGAGAGAAGCTCACCTGAACATTTTGCTGACCCATAACTCCAGAAGCCTGGTACTGAAATTGCAATCATAATTAgcaataaaacaactaaaagtaTGCCATTGTGAAAAGATATGTAGAAAACACCGACCGATGAAGACACTGGAGGCTGTTGCATCTGCTGATGTTGGCGGAGCTGTGACTGAAGCTGTGCTTGGAGATGTGCTTGGAGCTGAGTTTGAAGCTGCACTTGTTGAGCTTGAGGAATTTGCTGTGTAGACAAAACTTGAGTGTGTGATTGGGCTTGTGACTGTTGAACTGATGacttttgttgttgttgctgtTGTTCAAGTAATGTCAACTCCTCTGGTTTTTCCCACTGCAGACCCATTCGGAAAAAATGTCACACATTGTAGATGAGAAAACCTCAACAAAAAAACAGACTGGACTTGGATCTCACCCTGCTTTCACCAGTTACACTATTGTGATAATATTTGTATCCATCGGGTGAAGTGTGCTCTGTCCAATTACATTTTACAGGGGCCACAGCCTGGGTTGTTACAGGCACAGCAGAAGTTGTGGAAGGCACATCAGTGGCTGGTGTGATGGTAGCAGTGCTGGCAACAGTCTGTGGTACAGTCCCAGGCCACTGAAACCAAAGAACAAGTAGTTTTTAGCAAATAACCACAGACGATAGATCAccacaataacaaaaataaaaaaagatcaaggaaaaacCCTAAGAagataataaacattttttttttttttgtttagtaaGAAGAGAATAAACATAACAAGGACTCACATTTAGAAGCAATCTGAAATAAGCCCTAAATGAGAAGGAAGCAGTGAAGATATTACAACAAGATGAAGGTCTGCAGACATATGAACAAGTGGCATACAAGCAAAGGAATTGTGGTCCACCATCAATGGATCACACTTGAATATCTCTCAACCCCAAACTCAGCAGAGTGGAATGACATTAAGTGTTAAATCACAAATGACACTGAAACTAACAACTTTTTTGGGCATTCAAAATCACATCAGCTACTAGGTGCTAATGTCATTTGAATAAGTTTGATTGGTTCACCCTAAATTGGATAGGACCACCAATAACAACTGAGACTTTACTCTCAAAGTGGAACCTACCAGGTGCCACATTTGATGATAATATTACATGTTGAACAAGAAAATTGGACTATCCATGCAAATACCTAATTAGAGTAAACCCATAAACTAGTAATATCagctgtttttttttcttttttttctttttttttccttttggtggAACAAGCTAGCAGTACCTGCTGTTTAGTAGTCTGGGAACCCTGCTGTGACGTTAAAGTTTGGTTTGATGGTTGCATCAGCTGCAATTGTTGCTGCAGCTGAGAAAATGCCTGCTGAGATGACTGGAAACTAGCTTGTAGGGCTTGCGTTTGTTGTGATAGCAACTGAGCCAACTGAGAAGGTGATTGGTGTAGAGGCTGGACCAGTTGCTGCTGAGAAGGAGCAGGCACCTGATGTTGATTTGCCATGACAGACACAGCATGCTGTTGTAAGTTGAGGTTGACAGGAGTCTGCTGGGCAGTAGCAGATGAGGCACTCTGCTGGACCTGAGGCTGAGAACCAGACAGCTGTCCACTCAAACCAAGCAGCTGTTGGGATGGAAGTGTTTGATTGAAGGGGGTTTGACCAGCAGAATGAGATATTTGTAGCTGACCAAATTGTCGTAATGATGAATGAGGAGTTTGAGGCTGTGTATAAGATGCCGGAGTTTGAGACTGTAGCTGCAGGGAAGGTGGCAAATGCTGAGGAGACTGAAGCGATTTCTGCAACGGTGATATTTGCTCACCAATGGAAGGCACTTGTAGCATAGGCTGGTTGAAACTCTGAAAAACgaatccaaaaaatgaaaataaacttcAATCTATCCTCAGATTCATTCAATAAGAGCACGAAAACAGCAAAAATTAAACCATAGATACCTGTTGTGATGTAGCAGAAGATGAAACTGCAATTCCAGAAAGAGAACCATCAGCTGAACCACCAAGACCGCCCAGGGGAACACCCTAAGTTTTTGCAAGATTaatagttaataaattatttcaatcACACATAGTAATACCAAATTTTGACGGTGATAAAAATCCATTCCTGGATATTCTGCATAGAAATTAGTAACAAAGTTCTATAATTCCACATTAAGATAAACCAGATCAGAAGTAACGCTGATCACGTTGTCAGTGCCATCCAACCACACTATCAAATTTTCAGTCAAATAAGCATTATCATAAACAAGCTGCATAAGTCATGGAAGACGTGCTGAAACACCCATGATTAGAATAAAATTTGAACACCTAAAGATACTCCAGTCAGTCTCCAAATGTATCGACA
This region of Vitis vinifera cultivar Pinot Noir 40024 chromosome 5, ASM3070453v1 genomic DNA includes:
- the FCA gene encoding flowering time control protein FCA isoform X2, with protein sequence MDRHRGDRYGNNPDSHHYRHSRGPSRSSDASGNHHRRSPSSYRVGFSGGGGGGGGGHHHRPFDSPPRYPPGGAGLRPMGGGGGGFASNYQVPLSGQKRGFGFPGRGGSPDRYDGGGFAKLFVGSVPRTATEEDIRPLFEEHGNVLEVALIKDKRTGQQQGCCFIKYATSEEAERAIRALHNQYTLPGGVGPIQVRYADGERERLVEYKLFVGSLNKQATEKEVKEIFSPYGQVEDVYLMRDELKQSRGCGFVKFSHRDMAMAAINALNGIYTMRGCDQPLTVRFADPKRPRPGESRGAPAFGGPGFGPRFQAPGVRPTMNQGDPIGSGRIPPNAWRPMSPQNLGPSSNAGIHGFGNQSLPRSGDGSISSTPGVPLGGLGGSADGSLSGIAVSSSATSQQSFNQPMLQVPSIGEQISPLQKSLQSPQHLPPSLQLQSQTPASYTQPQTPHSSLRQFGQLQISHSAGQTPFNQTLPSQQLLGLSGQLSGSQPQVQQSASSATAQQTPVNLNLQQHAVSVMANQHQVPAPSQQQLVQPLHQSPSQLAQLLSQQTQALQASFQSSQQAFSQLQQQLQLMQPSNQTLTSQQGSQTTKQQWPGTVPQTVASTATITPATDVPSTTSAVPVTTQAVAPVKCNWTEHTSPDGYKYYHNSVTGESRWEKPEELTLLEQQQQQQKSSVQQSQAQSHTQVLSTQQIPQAQQVQLQTQLQAHLQAQLQSQLRQHQQMQQPPVSSSYQASGVMGQQNVQELGYAQAQVGASSVNDPARFQQGLQAAQEWMWKNKPAGS
- the FCA gene encoding flowering time control protein FCA isoform X4, with amino-acid sequence MDRHRGDRYGNNPDSHHYRHSRGPSRSSDASGNHHRRSPSSYRVGFSGGGGGGGGGHHHRPFDSPPRYPPGGAGLRPMGGGGGGFASNYQVPLSGQKRGFGFPGRGGSPDRYDGGGFAKLFVGSVPRTATEEDIRPLFEEHGNVLEVALIKDKRTGQQQGCCFIKYATSEEAERAIRALHNQYTLPGGVGPIQVRYADGERERLVEYKLFVGSLNKQATEKEVKEIFSPYGQVEDVYLMRDELKQSRGCGFVKFSHRDMAMAAINALNGIYTMRGCDQPLTVRFADPKRPRPGESRGAPAFGGPGFGPRFQAPGVRPTMNQGDPIGSGRIPPNAWRPMSPQNLGPSSNAGIHGFGNQSLPRSGDGSISSTPGVPLGGLGGSADGSLSGIAVSSSATSQQSFNQPMLQVPSIGEQISPLQKSLQSPQHLPPSLQLQSQTPASYTQPQTPHSSLRQFGQLQISHSAGQTPFNQTLPSQQLLGLSGQLSGSQPQVQQSASSATAQQTPVNLNLQQHAVSVMANQHQVPAPSQQQLVQPLHQSPSQLAQLLSQQTQALQASFQSSQQAFSQLQQQLQLMQPSNQTLTSQQGSQTTKQQWPGTVPQTVASTATITPATDVPSTTSAVPVTTQAVAPVKCNWTEHTSPDGYKYYHNSVTGESRWEKPEELTLLEQQQQQQKSSVQQSQAQSHTQVLSTQQIPQAQQVQLQTQLQAHLQAQLQSQLRQHQQMQQPPVSSSASGVMGQQNVQELGYAQAQVGASSVNDPARFQQGLQAAQEWMWKNKPAGS
- the FCA gene encoding flowering time control protein FCA isoform X3 translates to MDRHRGDRYGNNPDSHHYRHSRGPSRSSDASGNHHRRSPSSYRVGFSGGGGGGGGGHHHRPFDSPPRYPPGGAGLRPMGGGGGGFASNYQVPLSGQKRGFGFPGRGGSPDRYDGGGFAKLFVGSVPRTATEEDIRPLFEEHGNVLEVALIKDKRTGQQQGCCFIKYATSEEAERAIRALHNQYTLPGGVGPIQVRYADGERERLGAVEYKLFVGSLNKQATEKEVKEIFSPYGQVEDVYLMRDELKQSRGCGFVKFSHRDMAMAAINALNGIYTMRGCDQPLTVRFADPKRPRPGESRGAPAFGGPGFGPRFQAPGVRPTMNQGDPIGSGRIPPNAWRPMSPQNLGPSSNAGIHGFGNQSLPRSGDGSISSTPGVPLGGLGGSADGSLSGIAVSSSATSQQSFNQPMLQVPSIGEQISPLQKSLQSPQHLPPSLQLQSQTPASYTQPQTPHSSLRQFGQLQISHSAGQTPFNQTLPSQQLLGLSGQLSGSQPQVQQSASSATAQQTPVNLNLQQHAVSVMANQHQVPAPSQQQLVQPLHQSPSQLAQLLSQQTQALQASFQSSQQAFSQLQQQLQLMQPSNQTLTSQQGSQTTKQQWPGTVPQTVASTATITPATDVPSTTSAVPVTTQAVAPVKCNWTEHTSPDGYKYYHNSVTGESRWEKPEELTLLEQQQQQQKSSVQQSQAQSHTQVLSTQQIPQAQQVQLQTQLQAHLQAQLQSQLRQHQQMQQPPVSSSASGVMGQQNVQELGYAQAQVGASSVNDPARFQQGLQAAQEWMWKNKPAGS
- the FCA gene encoding flowering time control protein FCA isoform X1 — its product is MDRHRGDRYGNNPDSHHYRHSRGPSRSSDASGNHHRRSPSSYRVGFSGGGGGGGGGHHHRPFDSPPRYPPGGAGLRPMGGGGGGFASNYQVPLSGQKRGFGFPGRGGSPDRYDGGGFAKLFVGSVPRTATEEDIRPLFEEHGNVLEVALIKDKRTGQQQGCCFIKYATSEEAERAIRALHNQYTLPGGVGPIQVRYADGERERLGAVEYKLFVGSLNKQATEKEVKEIFSPYGQVEDVYLMRDELKQSRGCGFVKFSHRDMAMAAINALNGIYTMRGCDQPLTVRFADPKRPRPGESRGAPAFGGPGFGPRFQAPGVRPTMNQGDPIGSGRIPPNAWRPMSPQNLGPSSNAGIHGFGNQSLPRSGDGSISSTPGVPLGGLGGSADGSLSGIAVSSSATSQQSFNQPMLQVPSIGEQISPLQKSLQSPQHLPPSLQLQSQTPASYTQPQTPHSSLRQFGQLQISHSAGQTPFNQTLPSQQLLGLSGQLSGSQPQVQQSASSATAQQTPVNLNLQQHAVSVMANQHQVPAPSQQQLVQPLHQSPSQLAQLLSQQTQALQASFQSSQQAFSQLQQQLQLMQPSNQTLTSQQGSQTTKQQWPGTVPQTVASTATITPATDVPSTTSAVPVTTQAVAPVKCNWTEHTSPDGYKYYHNSVTGESRWEKPEELTLLEQQQQQQKSSVQQSQAQSHTQVLSTQQIPQAQQVQLQTQLQAHLQAQLQSQLRQHQQMQQPPVSSSYQASGVMGQQNVQELGYAQAQVGASSVNDPARFQQGLQAAQEWMWKNKPAGS